One genomic window of Pyrobaculum sp. 3827-6 includes the following:
- a CDS encoding sugar phosphate isomerase/epimerase: protein MRFQVYLKRRGRWRELLRLVGERAVPLVLDTGPLDTSRSPIAVAVELEETRPEALVLPPVSIEELDWYIMLADALEVKRLVIPPPPSLEDIARFYDRAVGYGVEVNWVYGTPPMTRIKDVETVARQVRTTAARIVYDPVKARGVKEIYTSLIALSGYIREIYLSNRRGEKGPRLPPFNPIGRINFVEILQALHLIQWEGRVTIRQAPQYFNELDLQLRIGAEVLDTARNIGVSKKVQKRVSAIINELMT, encoded by the coding sequence ATGAGGTTCCAGGTGTATCTAAAGCGGCGGGGGAGGTGGAGGGAGCTCTTGAGGCTGGTAGGCGAGCGGGCCGTCCCCCTCGTCCTAGACACCGGGCCGCTGGACACCTCCCGCTCCCCAATAGCCGTCGCGGTGGAGCTGGAGGAGACGCGGCCAGAGGCGCTGGTTCTGCCCCCGGTGTCCATCGAGGAGCTTGACTGGTACATAATGCTCGCAGACGCGCTGGAGGTCAAGAGGCTGGTTATCCCGCCGCCCCCCTCCCTCGAAGACATCGCCAGATTCTACGACAGAGCTGTGGGGTACGGCGTGGAGGTCAACTGGGTATACGGAACGCCGCCGATGACGAGGATAAAAGACGTGGAGACGGTTGCCCGCCAGGTGAGGACCACCGCCGCTAGGATAGTGTACGACCCCGTGAAGGCCCGCGGCGTCAAGGAGATATACACCTCCCTCATCGCCCTCAGCGGCTACATAAGAGAAATCTACCTCTCCAACAGGAGGGGGGAGAAGGGGCCCCGCCTCCCGCCCTTCAACCCCATAGGCAGGATAAACTTTGTAGAGATCCTCCAAGCCCTCCACCTAATCCAGTGGGAGGGCAGAGTCACCATTAGACAAGCGCCTCAGTACTTCAACGAGCTGGATCTACAGCTGAGGATAGGGGCGGAGGTCCTCGACACCGCCAGAAACATCGGCGTCTCCAAGAAGGTCCAAAAACGCGTATCTGCAATCATTAATGAGTTAATGACCTGA
- a CDS encoding S8 family peptidase, with protein sequence MSSKVVVLVAIVLLAVFAHAARIVVGYVDAPPTKELAELNKTGEVKMLKHLKEIKAVVLNVPDHKVKELKDKLKNARYVEEDGVARAVGFGDYADVQWNVKMVNAPLVWDTYFATLRDAAFGYGVTVAVLDTGIDYKHPELYGKVVYCIYTVGTKLYKGTDLKNCADRNGHGTHVAGIIAASLDNTGVAGVAPKVRLMAVKVLSDTGSGYYSDIAEGIIESVKAGAKILSMSLGGSADSSVLRDASYWAYQQGAVQVAAAGNSGDGNPATDNVAYPARYSWVIAVAAVDQNYATPTWSSDGPEVDVAAPGVNILSTYPGGGYAYMSGTSMATPHVTGVVALIQALRLAAGKPMLTPDEVYQVITSTARDIGPPGFDVFTGYGLVDAYAAATAALSR encoded by the coding sequence ATGTCGTCTAAAGTAGTGGTGCTCGTGGCGATAGTGTTGCTGGCGGTCTTCGCCCACGCCGCCCGGATAGTAGTTGGATATGTCGACGCGCCCCCCACTAAGGAATTGGCAGAGCTTAACAAGACGGGGGAGGTGAAGATGCTCAAGCACCTAAAGGAGATAAAGGCGGTTGTGCTCAACGTGCCCGACCACAAAGTCAAGGAGCTTAAAGACAAGCTGAAAAACGCGAGGTACGTAGAGGAGGACGGCGTCGCGCGTGCAGTGGGTTTCGGCGACTATGCAGACGTTCAGTGGAACGTCAAGATGGTCAACGCCCCCTTGGTGTGGGACACATACTTCGCCACGCTTAGAGACGCGGCGTTTGGCTACGGCGTAACCGTGGCGGTGCTGGACACGGGAATCGACTATAAACACCCCGAGCTGTACGGCAAGGTGGTGTACTGCATCTACACTGTGGGCACAAAGCTGTACAAAGGCACGGACCTAAAGAACTGCGCTGATAGAAATGGACACGGCACCCACGTAGCGGGCATAATCGCCGCCTCGCTGGACAACACCGGCGTGGCAGGCGTGGCGCCGAAGGTCAGGCTAATGGCTGTGAAAGTCCTCAGCGACACTGGCTCGGGCTACTACAGCGATATAGCTGAGGGCATAATTGAGTCTGTTAAGGCCGGTGCGAAGATACTCTCCATGTCTCTCGGCGGCTCGGCGGACTCCTCAGTGCTGAGAGACGCCTCTTACTGGGCGTATCAGCAAGGCGCGGTGCAGGTGGCCGCCGCCGGCAACTCAGGCGACGGCAACCCCGCCACAGACAACGTCGCCTACCCCGCTAGGTACAGCTGGGTCATAGCGGTGGCCGCCGTGGATCAGAACTACGCCACGCCCACGTGGAGTAGCGACGGTCCTGAGGTAGACGTGGCGGCCCCCGGCGTGAACATACTATCTACCTACCCCGGCGGCGGGTATGCCTACATGTCTGGCACCTCCATGGCGACGCCACACGTAACAGGAGTCGTGGCGTTGATACAGGCGCTGAGGCTAGCCGCGGGCAAGCCCATGCTCACCCCAGACGAGGTCTACCAAGTAATCACCTCCACAGCCAGAGACATCGGGCCGCCCGGCTTTGACGTCTTCACGGGATACGGGCTGGTAGACGCCTACGCCGCCGCCACCGCCGCACTCAGCCGCTGA
- a CDS encoding DUF2175 domain-containing protein: MRQLKKWRCAVCGEEVVEGQVFTFYAKGPVHWECLEKELAGRLYKDVDAAALLRLDHYLHEGIVLAKQLEYLAQNEKTKERIREIRKQLETLAAKLTNEITSSQP, encoded by the coding sequence ATGCGCCAGTTAAAGAAGTGGAGGTGTGCGGTGTGTGGAGAGGAGGTGGTGGAGGGGCAGGTCTTCACTTTCTACGCCAAGGGCCCCGTCCACTGGGAGTGTCTAGAAAAGGAGCTGGCCGGCAGGCTGTACAAAGACGTCGACGCCGCGGCGTTGCTTAGACTAGACCACTACCTACACGAAGGCATAGTCCTCGCCAAACAGCTAGAATACCTCGCCCAAAACGAAAAAACCAAAGAACGCATAAGAGAAATACGCAAACAGCTAGAGACGCTAGCCGCCAAGCTGACAAATGAAATTACCAGTAGCCAACCCTAG
- the rpl3p gene encoding 50S ribosomal protein L3, with protein MGLKINRPRRGSMGVYPRKRAADIVPRVRTWPDLNLGKPTLLGFAAYKAGMVHAVVVDDRPTSPLYGKEVVRAVTVLDAPPLYVWGVRLYTLDPANGYRRAVAEAWSAELPKYLQRVLTLPEKVDVEKQMKKLEEFRDVAVDVRALVATQPHLSGIGKKTPELLEIPVGGVPSVDERIKYALSLLGKTVSPKDVFTAGQLVDVIAVTKGKGYQGVVKRFGVTILPRWHKHRKGHRRTGTIGPQAPALMFTQPRPGQMGFHQRTEYNKRLLKIGESGAEITPKSGFLHYGVVKGPYILVQGSVPGARKRLVVLRYPVRPPRKAPPAAEPQVVWVSSQSL; from the coding sequence ATGGGTCTTAAGATTAATAGGCCGCGCCGCGGCTCAATGGGGGTATACCCGAGGAAGCGCGCCGCGGACATCGTACCCAGGGTGCGCACCTGGCCAGACTTAAATCTAGGCAAGCCCACGTTGCTGGGGTTCGCGGCGTATAAAGCCGGGATGGTTCACGCAGTGGTGGTGGACGACAGGCCCACCAGCCCGCTCTACGGCAAGGAGGTGGTGAGGGCGGTCACTGTGCTGGATGCCCCGCCGCTTTACGTCTGGGGGGTGAGGCTCTACACCCTCGACCCGGCGAACGGCTACCGACGCGCCGTGGCCGAGGCCTGGTCGGCCGAGTTGCCGAAGTACCTCCAGAGGGTTTTGACGTTGCCGGAGAAGGTGGATGTGGAGAAGCAGATGAAGAAGCTGGAGGAGTTTAGAGACGTGGCGGTGGACGTGAGGGCTCTAGTCGCGACGCAGCCCCACCTCTCCGGCATCGGCAAGAAGACCCCAGAGCTGTTGGAGATACCGGTTGGGGGAGTGCCGAGCGTAGACGAGAGGATAAAGTACGCCCTCTCCCTACTGGGCAAGACCGTGTCGCCTAAGGACGTGTTTACGGCGGGTCAGCTTGTCGACGTGATTGCAGTTACCAAGGGGAAGGGCTACCAGGGCGTCGTTAAGAGGTTCGGAGTCACCATCCTGCCCCGCTGGCACAAGCACAGGAAGGGCCACAGGAGGACCGGCACCATAGGCCCCCAGGCTCCGGCTTTGATGTTTACACAGCCGAGGCCCGGCCAGATGGGGTTCCACCAGAGGACTGAGTACAACAAGAGGCTGTTGAAAATCGGCGAGAGCGGCGCCGAGATTACGCCGAAGTCCGGCTTCCTCCACTACGGAGTGGTGAAGGGGCCGTACATCCTCGTGCAGGGCAGCGTCCCCGGGGCGAGGAAGAGGCTGGTGGTGCTAAGGTACCCCGTGAGGCCGCCTCGCAAGGCGCCGCCCGCCGCGGAGCCGCAGGTGGTTTGGGTAAGTTCACAAAGTTTATAA
- a CDS encoding DNA-directed RNA polymerase subunit L yields MLQIEILKLDDRYLEIKARGDTYTLFSPLVEYLSNDPDVEYVQFDVDHPLQENVYFKIKVRRGNPLEAVQRAVNAILSDLEELEKSFFS; encoded by the coding sequence GTGTTGCAGATCGAAATCCTGAAGCTAGATGACCGCTACCTAGAGATCAAGGCCAGGGGGGACACCTACACCCTATTTTCCCCCCTCGTGGAGTACCTCTCAAACGACCCCGATGTGGAGTACGTGCAGTTCGACGTAGACCACCCCCTGCAGGAAAACGTATACTTCAAAATAAAGGTGAGGAGGGGCAACCCGCTAGAGGCCGTGCAGAGGGCGGTAAATGCGATACTGTCCGACCTGGAGGAGCTGGAGAAGAGCTTCTTTTCGTGA
- a CDS encoding exosome complex RNA-binding protein Csl4: protein MRRIIVTPGELVAYAEEFETKGAVYAVDYRYIAAALGVAAYDEKTHTAVVKPVRPPAIPQTGSVVYCQVTGEGRRAYQLRCFAVEEGRGPSELKYVVSGVLPHFFSDGEVGIGDYIRGRVVSTYGPPIVVSIRGPTYGAVLSRCPRCGSVLRRRGSTLYCPNCGVEVKRKIAVGHYST from the coding sequence GTGAGGAGGATAATAGTGACGCCGGGCGAGTTGGTGGCGTACGCCGAGGAGTTTGAGACGAAGGGCGCTGTGTACGCCGTTGACTACCGGTACATAGCCGCGGCGCTGGGGGTCGCGGCGTACGACGAGAAGACCCACACGGCCGTTGTAAAGCCGGTGAGGCCGCCCGCGATTCCGCAGACGGGCTCCGTGGTCTACTGCCAGGTGACCGGCGAGGGGAGGAGGGCCTACCAGTTGAGGTGCTTCGCTGTTGAGGAGGGCCGGGGGCCCTCTGAACTGAAGTATGTAGTATCCGGCGTCTTGCCGCACTTCTTCTCTGACGGCGAGGTGGGCATAGGGGACTACATAAGAGGGAGGGTTGTGTCGACATACGGGCCTCCCATCGTCGTCTCTATAAGAGGCCCCACCTACGGCGCGGTGCTGTCCCGCTGCCCCAGGTGCGGATCTGTGCTGAGGAGGAGGGGCTCCACGCTGTACTGCCCCAACTGCGGGGTGGAGGTTAAGAGGAAGATAGCAGTAGGGCACTATTCCACGTAA
- a CDS encoding 50S ribosomal protein L23: protein MIRRLVVTEKALRLAEKENKITLVVERHATKKQIADEVKRLYGVDVEKVNTVITPRGEKKAYVKLTGEHNAMDLLSRLGVL from the coding sequence ATGATCAGGAGGCTGGTTGTGACGGAGAAGGCGCTGCGCCTCGCCGAGAAGGAGAACAAGATTACCCTAGTCGTTGAGAGGCACGCCACCAAGAAGCAGATAGCAGATGAGGTGAAGAGGCTCTACGGCGTCGACGTAGAGAAGGTCAACACCGTGATAACGCCCCGGGGCGAGAAGAAGGCCTACGTAAAGCTAACCGGGGAGCACAACGCAATGGATCTCCTCAGCAGGCTGGGCGTGTTGTAA
- a CDS encoding 16S rRNA methyltransferase, protein MILVLAESALELVPRELWRHPAVLADARRRGKRPGEILLDRARHHPAMSGLADAERRGRPDIVHQVLLVFQYSLHTRRGMGRAYIHTRDDYVIAVDPRARIPKNYNNFVSLVEQLYALGRVPPRGEPLMELRREGLGDLLGELGGRWVVFHESGSRKPLYEIGADVLNSVVVVGGFPHGDFENKWLLERAAARYSLGGESLDAAQVVCRAVAAAEAAAGLV, encoded by the coding sequence GTGATCCTGGTCTTGGCGGAGTCGGCTCTTGAGCTTGTGCCGAGGGAGCTCTGGCGGCACCCGGCGGTGCTGGCAGACGCCAGGAGGAGGGGGAAGAGGCCCGGCGAGATTTTGCTAGACAGGGCGAGGCACCACCCCGCCATGTCGGGGCTGGCCGACGCTGAGAGGAGGGGGAGGCCCGACATAGTCCACCAAGTTCTGCTGGTGTTTCAATACAGCCTCCACACGAGGAGGGGCATGGGGAGGGCGTATATACACACACGCGACGACTACGTAATAGCTGTGGATCCCAGGGCCCGCATTCCCAAGAACTACAACAACTTCGTCTCGCTCGTGGAGCAACTATACGCCCTCGGGAGGGTGCCCCCGCGGGGCGAGCCGCTTATGGAGCTCCGCAGAGAGGGGCTGGGGGACCTCCTCGGCGAGTTGGGGGGTAGGTGGGTTGTGTTTCACGAATCCGGTTCGAGGAAGCCCCTCTACGAGATAGGCGCCGATGTGCTAAACTCGGTCGTGGTGGTCGGCGGCTTCCCACACGGCGATTTTGAAAACAAGTGGCTATTAGAGAGGGCCGCGGCTAGATACAGCCTCGGGGGGGAGAGTCTAGACGCGGCTCAGGTGGTCTGCAGAGCGGTGGCGGCGGCTGAGGCGGCGGCTGGGTTGGTATGA
- a CDS encoding DUF2067 family protein, protein MYLTLSFKFRTREEVERFLTLLERHVKTPYLVNTRLTHVYIQLEGDARELKDAATVVKSLAGLAKGARRPLQIPLLVLFRDAELARPVPPDAVADALSATGRPSTVRGDVLVTSASYEEVLTTAEKLSRLYEEAEKLPLTPQAKKVAVVYAFAKGLPVERAVEELVGEGFLNRGGVISLRYRLEEARRMLLSKFK, encoded by the coding sequence GTGTACCTAACTCTGTCTTTCAAATTCCGAACGAGAGAGGAGGTGGAGCGCTTCCTCACGTTGCTGGAGAGGCACGTGAAGACGCCTTACCTAGTGAACACGCGCCTTACACATGTCTACATCCAGCTGGAGGGCGACGCCAGGGAGCTTAAAGACGCCGCCACCGTGGTGAAGAGCTTGGCGGGCCTCGCCAAGGGCGCCCGGCGCCCCCTCCAAATCCCCCTCCTCGTGTTGTTCAGAGACGCGGAGTTGGCGAGGCCTGTGCCCCCCGACGCAGTTGCAGACGCCCTATCTGCGACGGGGCGCCCCTCCACAGTCCGCGGAGACGTCCTAGTAACATCCGCCAGCTACGAGGAGGTGCTCACCACCGCTGAAAAGCTGTCAAGGCTGTATGAAGAGGCCGAGAAGCTACCGCTCACCCCCCAGGCCAAGAAGGTGGCCGTGGTCTACGCCTTCGCGAAGGGCCTGCCGGTGGAGAGGGCCGTGGAGGAGCTGGTAGGCGAGGGGTTTTTGAACAGAGGCGGAGTCATCAGTTTGAGGTACAGACTGGAGGAGGCTAGGCGTATGCTTCTATCAAAATTTAAATAA
- a CDS encoding 3-isopropylmalate dehydratase large subunit: protein MPTWTEYIFYKKIGRVPSPGDVVEVVPDLVGFHDLTGYHVLEVLEHMGKVEVFDKGRVVVAFDHLSPPPNQRAAEIMVYIRKHVKSLGLPNFYDVGGGILHQIILEKYALPEQVIFAADSHTNTAGAVGAFAHGMGATDIAAALKLGKTWLVVPTPFRVDVAGEFPLGVVGKDVALHLLAQFGAEGFNGYSVEVFVEKPKAFPMDDRATVANMSTEMGADALMFIPDAVTASYLKTERGVDYTPPSIEPGKYADKYTVELGRLEPLVAAPYSVDNVKSVREVEGVEVDQVFIGSCTNGRLSDVEIAAKILKGRRVKTRCIAIPASYEIFRRAMKLGYIDILTEAGCVVTYGTCGPCLGGHFGVAGPGEVVVTTSNRNFKGRVGHPDSKVYLANPAVAAAAAAEGKIVDPRPYLRS from the coding sequence ATGCCAACCTGGACCGAGTACATATTCTACAAAAAAATTGGCCGCGTCCCCTCGCCAGGTGACGTCGTCGAGGTGGTGCCGGACCTCGTGGGGTTCCACGACTTGACTGGCTACCACGTGCTCGAGGTCCTGGAACACATGGGGAAGGTGGAGGTCTTCGATAAGGGCCGCGTAGTGGTGGCCTTCGACCACCTCTCGCCGCCGCCTAACCAGAGGGCGGCGGAGATCATGGTCTACATAAGAAAGCACGTCAAGTCGCTGGGTCTGCCCAACTTCTACGACGTGGGGGGCGGCATACTCCACCAGATAATACTGGAGAAGTACGCGCTTCCAGAACAAGTGATCTTCGCCGCCGACAGCCACACCAACACTGCCGGCGCCGTGGGCGCCTTCGCCCACGGCATGGGGGCCACGGACATAGCCGCCGCGCTGAAGCTCGGCAAGACCTGGCTCGTAGTCCCCACGCCTTTTAGAGTAGACGTGGCTGGGGAGTTCCCCCTGGGCGTGGTGGGGAAGGATGTGGCTCTGCACCTACTGGCCCAGTTCGGGGCGGAGGGCTTCAACGGGTACTCGGTAGAGGTGTTTGTAGAGAAGCCAAAGGCCTTCCCCATGGACGACAGAGCGACCGTTGCCAACATGTCCACTGAGATGGGCGCCGACGCCTTGATGTTTATCCCAGACGCCGTCACCGCCAGTTACCTAAAGACGGAGAGAGGAGTGGACTACACCCCGCCCAGCATAGAGCCCGGCAAATACGCCGACAAGTACACGGTGGAGCTCGGGAGGCTTGAGCCGCTGGTGGCCGCGCCATACAGCGTAGACAACGTAAAATCCGTGAGGGAGGTGGAGGGCGTGGAGGTGGACCAGGTGTTTATAGGTAGTTGCACCAACGGGCGGCTCAGCGACGTGGAGATTGCAGCCAAGATTCTGAAGGGCCGCCGGGTGAAGACCAGATGCATAGCCATACCAGCCAGCTATGAGATATTCAGGAGGGCTATGAAGCTCGGCTACATAGACATCCTGACTGAGGCAGGTTGCGTAGTAACCTACGGCACCTGCGGCCCCTGCCTCGGCGGACACTTCGGCGTCGCCGGGCCTGGCGAGGTGGTGGTGACGACGAGTAATAGAAACTTCAAGGGGAGGGTGGGGCACCCAGACTCTAAGGTATATCTAGCAAACCCCGCCGTCGCCGCCGCCGCGGCCGCCGAGGGGAAGATAGTAGATCCAAGACCGTACCTCAGAAGTTGA
- the rpl4p gene encoding 50S ribosomal protein L4 produces MNEVLLKFKLLDLSPYLQPLPEGPVRKLKVYGPDGAYVADIDAPIHFLEPVRPDLIRRAYLSALSARFQPKGVYEGAGKEHSCESFGVGLGIARIPRHKGSLWPRGCFAPNTRGGRRAHPPRVEKKLHEEINKKEKNLAIRSAIAATGYRSWVAARGHVVDKVPALPVVVTGDVEKIGRAREARKLLQALGLWLDVERAAEGVKIRSGKGKMRGRRYKEPKSVLVVVSDAEAPLAAAVRNFPGVDVVAVNNLNMLVLAPGGVPGRLTLWTVPAVEKLGRLFL; encoded by the coding sequence ATGAACGAGGTGTTGCTTAAGTTTAAGTTGCTGGATCTCAGCCCCTATCTACAGCCATTGCCGGAGGGGCCTGTGCGCAAGCTGAAGGTATACGGCCCCGACGGGGCCTACGTGGCTGATATAGACGCCCCCATCCACTTCCTAGAGCCGGTTCGGCCGGATTTAATCAGGAGGGCGTATCTAAGCGCTCTGAGCGCGCGGTTCCAGCCAAAGGGCGTATACGAAGGCGCCGGCAAGGAGCACAGCTGTGAGTCGTTCGGCGTGGGGCTTGGGATAGCCAGAATTCCGCGGCACAAGGGCTCTCTCTGGCCCAGGGGCTGTTTCGCCCCGAACACAAGAGGCGGCAGGAGGGCCCACCCGCCGAGGGTGGAGAAGAAGCTCCACGAGGAGATTAACAAGAAGGAGAAGAACCTGGCTATTAGGTCGGCCATCGCGGCCACGGGATACAGGTCGTGGGTGGCGGCGAGGGGCCACGTAGTTGACAAGGTGCCGGCGCTTCCGGTCGTGGTTACGGGAGACGTGGAGAAGATAGGCAGGGCGAGGGAGGCGAGGAAGTTGTTACAGGCGCTGGGGCTGTGGCTAGACGTCGAGAGGGCCGCGGAGGGGGTAAAGATTAGATCTGGCAAGGGCAAGATGAGGGGGAGGCGGTACAAGGAGCCCAAGAGCGTGTTGGTGGTGGTCTCAGACGCAGAGGCGCCTCTGGCGGCGGCTGTGAGGAACTTCCCAGGCGTCGACGTCGTCGCTGTAAATAACCTAAACATGCTGGTTCTCGCGCCCGGAGGCGTCCCGGGGAGGCTGACTCTCTGGACAGTCCCTGCTGTTGAAAAGCTCGGCAGATTGTTCCTATGA